One stretch of Daphnia pulicaria isolate SC F1-1A chromosome 6, SC_F0-13Bv2, whole genome shotgun sequence DNA includes these proteins:
- the LOC124343468 gene encoding C-1-tetrahydrofolate synthase, cytoplasmic-like: MALTGFLVRGLHCYRKNSCLKTNSVCFLQTFSPIFQLEEYGKLLSGSDIAEKIQTSLCDQVQKFKLHHSCFTPQLAIVQVGARKDSNTYIRMKMKAAEKIGIIATHFCLPSTTNQTELLKTISHLNLNPSVHGIIVQMPLDSANMIDSTLITDSVIPNKDVDGLNTINQGKLAVGDLASGFLPCTPNGCIELIRRTGILIEGSKAVVVGRSKIVGTPTAELLKWHNATVTICHSKTKNLPEVIADADILVVGIGQPNMVKGDWIKPGAVVIDCGINSLPDTKRSTGYRLVGDVDFEKARKRASWITPVPGGVGPMTVTMLMKNTVLAALKSTLGNKV; the protein is encoded by the exons AATAGTTGTCTTAAGACGAattctgtttgtttccttCAAACATTTTCACCAATTTTCCAATTAGAAGAATATGGAAAATTATTATCTGGCTCAGACATAGCTGA gaAAATCCAAACAAGCTTATGTGACCAAGttcagaaatttaaattgcaCCATTCCTGCTTTACTCCACAGTTAGCAATTGTTCAAGTGGGTGCTCGAAAAGATTCAAATACTTATataagaatgaaaatgaaagcaGCTGAAAAAATTGGGATTATAGCCACACATTTTTGTCTTCCATCAACTACAAATCAAACTGAG CTTTTGAAGACCATATCTCACCTGAACTTGAACCCTAGTGTTCATGGAATAATTGTGCAGATGCCATTGGATTCTGCAAACATGATTGATTCTACGCTCATCACAGATTCAGTTATCCCAAACAAAGATGTTGATGGATTAAATACAATAAACCAGGGAAAACTAGCTGTTGGTGATTTGGCTTCTGGGTTTCTGCCTTGTACTCCCAATGGCTGCATAGAATTAATAAGAAG AACCGGGATACTAATAGAGGGAAGTAAGGCAGTTGTTGTTGGACGTAGTAAGATAGTTGGAACTCCTACTGCCGAACTCTTAAAATGGCATAACGCAACCGTAACCATTTGTCattcaaaaaccaaaaacttgCCTGAAGTG ATTGCTGATGCAGATATACTTGTGGTTGGAATCGGACAGCCTAACATGGTTAAAGGAGACTGGATCAAACCAGGTGCAGTTGTGATAGATTGCGGTATCAATTCTTTACCAG ATACGAAGAGGTCGACGGGATATAGATTAGTAGGGGATGTGGATTTCGAAAAAGCCAGAAAGAGAGCTAGCTGGATTACTCCTGTTCCTGGTGGGGTTGGACCCATGACCGTAACCATGCTAATGAAAAATACCGTTTTAGCTGCATTAAAATCCACATTAGGCAATAAAGTGTAA